The DNA sequence GCCAGCGGCGTCGGCGGCAAGGACGTGCCCGTCACCCTCGCCCGGCGCCAGGCCGACGGCGGCTGGACCGAGATCGCCGCGGCGAGGACCGACGCCAACGGCCGGATTCGCAGCTTCGGCGATGCGGCACGCTTTGCCCCCGGCCTGTATCGGCTGCAGTTCGACCTGTCGGCCTATCCCGATGACAAGACGGCGCGCTTCTTTCCGGAAATCACCCTCACCTTCCGTGTCGATGATGCCGCCGGGCATTATCATGTTCCGGTCGTCGTCAGCCCGTTCGGCTATTCGACCTATCGCGGCAATTAGCCCCGGCAGTCCGCCGGCGCAGGAAACTGGCGCACACCGGGTTGCGGCCCCGGGCGCGCCCGTCTAGGCGAGCGCCTGTATGGTTTCGGTGCTCGACAGATTCCTGCCGGGCCGGCAGCGCGAACGCCTCAGCGGCCGGGCGCTGGCCTTCGTCGTCGTCCTGCTGGTCCATCTGCTGCTGGCCCTGGTGCTGATCTTCCTGACGCCGCCCGGCCCCAAGAAGCGCAACGACAACACCCCCAATGTCATGGTGCTGCTGCCCGATTCCGAGCCGCAGCGGGAACGCAAGGCGGCGCCGCGCGCCAAGGCCGCGTCGAAGCCGCTGGCGACCCCGCGCCCCAGCACGACGCCGATCCCGCCCG is a window from the Polymorphobacter fuscus genome containing:
- the uraH gene encoding hydroxyisourate hydrolase; protein product: MKALALAAALLLASPLAAAEISTHVLDLASGVGGKDVPVTLARRQADGGWTEIAAARTDANGRIRSFGDAARFAPGLYRLQFDLSAYPDDKTARFFPEITLTFRVDDAAGHYHVPVVVSPFGYSTYRGN